The Tenrec ecaudatus isolate mTenEca1 chromosome 4, mTenEca1.hap1, whole genome shotgun sequence region ACAACACGTCCCCACCTGGGCctggccctgcagtcctctctgtgatcCTGCTGCTCCAAGCAAGAATATTGCCCTCAAGACTTGGTGCGACAGAGTgaggtctactctctctctctttcccacttAGTTTGTTCCCATGTGAATGGGACAGACCAGCCGCTCTCACTGGGCTGTAtcatcagtactgtcctctgtatCGCTGTCATCTAGGGTGGGGGACATCATGACATGAGCTTGGGCCATCCCTGAGGTCTTGACTGTTAACAAGCTGTTCTGTGCAGGTGGGTTGCCTTCAAGGATTGGCATAGTGCATTGAgggctgctctctctctctccctttcctgtggagacataaacaatatccaCCCCATGGGTGGATTATTGCCCTGCTTCCCCAATGACATCTTTAAAAATTTCCCCCCCTTTCCAATCTCCCTCAGTGTGCCTTAGGCATGATAGAGGAGGAAAAGAGGTCTTTCAGCCCTGGTTCTATCtgcatcttttaatttttttataccaTATGTATCCTTGGTTTTGGTCTGactcctgccatagtacctggtccTTAGTTTGGAAATTATGCATtatgtttgttttcctcttttctctttgTGCTGTTTGAACTttcctcagtgaactcatgttgtatTAACCCGTTTGTGCTTgggtaatttcactcagcataatttcctcctaTTCTTTCAATGAGATAATATGCTTCATGTTTTcactgctgctttttagggattcgtaatactccattgtgtgtctatacaagttttaaaaacaaGTTATCTATtactttccaattctttgtgattttgAATTGTGTAGTGATGAGCATTGGAGCACACATGTTTggttgtggtctgtttcttacttcttctgtacatatgctcagtagggggattgttgggttgtaaggtaactcaatttccttttctaaagatattgccaaattgctttccacagtggctgcatgtatttataagaccaccagcagtggatgagagttcctatctcacaacaccccctccagcatttgttcctttctgtttcttgaattgggcgacccttgtgggtgttaggtggtatctcatagttgttttaatttgcatttcccagatggctaatgattggggacactttctcatatatttattggccattcagatttcctcTCTTGTGAATCTCCTGTTTAGGCCTTTTGCCCAGTTCTTCAGTGGGCAAttcgttttgtttttgttgcagGCTTGCGGAGTttcatagattttagtaataaaccctttgtctgatatgtcactgCTAAAttcttttcccagtccgtgggctctcttattattctcttgatgaagtctttcaatgtacacagctgtgttatcttcagtatttccacttttttcttttagcttcctctctgtgtgtgtccttctctatttctgataggctagatattccctgcaccaagggtcttaggtttgtcccactttgatgatcctaatagtttggggttttaccttgagggctgtggtccaccttgaatttgtccttgtgcatggaatgaggtaagggCCTTCTTTCATTttactgcaggtagatatccaggttaaaatttttttttttttaaaatatcagcaccatttgttaaagcggGCATCCACATCCCAGTtgattctacttgggcccttatcaaagatcagttgtctgtgtgcagcagattttttttttgcagctgtttttatttctgggtttgctGTTCCTTTCCCTTGGTCCGAGTATCTGTCATTAAACCAGTACCATGTTGTTTTGACAGCTGTGGCTGTTAAGTaggttttaaagtcaggtaatgcaagccttctgacttcattcttcttcttgaggaggtctttttcccccctttcaggTGTGTGATTTTATTGAACTGGAAAAGTCAGTGTCCAGGTAAAGCCCTTgctcctccacaccctcaccaagtAAGGGGGACCCGAAAGCCTTCACATCTTGCTAAATTTGGGGGGACAAAAAGGGAATGCGGGAGCACCCAGTGGCTGACCATtcgaaaggaagcattaaaagtaaatacaaaactttaaaaacagaaaaagaaaaaacaaacaaacaggattgAGGCAgaagaattctttttttaaaaaaaaatgttgcgTTAgataatttacacaaaagcagtgcTCTTGTTGCTTGCACCCCCATGTGGGTCTGTAGGGGAGGGGACGAGGGCTGAACCCCCTTCTCAGAAACGTGGAGTGGGGCCGACTTTGGAGAAGGGCTATAGTCTCCCCTCACATGGTATgactattttaaaaaggaaaaacgcAATCATGTACAATCAGAGTCCTGGTCACATCGTAGAACTTGGCGATGCTGACTCACTCTGCTGTCAGTCTCACTCTTCCAGTTTTCAAATCCTGAGTCAAGAGCCCaaagaaaaactgaaaaaaaaagaagaaagaaaccaaacagataaagccAAGCCAATCTCACCTTTTTCAAAAATTTCCTGGTCAAGTTAGGTTTTCCTCAAGAAAATGATAATGAACTAAGGAACAGTTCCCGGAGAAGCATTTGCGGTGGACGATGGAGGGGCCGGACTTGTCCTACTCCTGCTTGCGGATCCACATCTGCTGGAACGTGGACAGCGAGGCCAGGATGGAGCCACGGGACCACACGGCGTACTTGCTCTCAGGGGCAGCCATGATCTTGATTTTCATCATGCTAAGTGCCTGTGCTGTGATCTCCGTCCGCATTCTGTCTGCAATGCTGGTGCACGTGGTGGTGCCACGGGACAGGACTGTGTTGGCGTAGAGGTCCTTACAGATGTCAATGTCACACGTAATGATGGAGATAAAGGTTTCATGGATGCTGCAGGATTCCATTCCCAGGAAGGAGGGCTGGAAGACGGCCTCGCGGCAGCAGAAGCACTCATTGTCAACGGTGATGACCTGGCTGTCGGGGAGTAGGCGGTGGTGGCCATCTCCTGCTCGAAGCCCAGGGCGACGTAGCTGAGCTTCTCGTTGATGTCACGCACAATCTCATCCGTGGTGGTGAAGCTGTAGCCCCGCTCCGTCTGGATCTTTATGATGTAGTTGATCAGGTCCTGGACACCTAGGTCAGACGCAGGATGGCATGGTGGCAGGCATACGCCCTCGTAGATGGGCACAGTGTGGGCGACACTATCACCGGAATCCATCACAATGCCAGAGGTACAGACAAAGGCAAAGAGGGACTAGAGAGCCTGGATGGCAAcatccatggtggtggtgggggtgttgcAGGTCTCAAACATGATCAGGTCACCTTCTCTCGGTTGCCCTTGAGGTTCAGGGGGGCCTTGGTCAGCAGCACAGGGTGCTCCTCGGGGGCCACGTGGAACTCGCTGTAGAAGGTGTGGTGCCAGACCTTTTCCATGTCGTCCCAGTTGATGACAAAGCCATGCTCAGTGGGAAACTTGAGCTGCGGCCTCTTGCTCTGGGCCTGGTCGCCCACGTAGGAGTCCTTCTGGGCTATGACCACTATCACACCCTGATGCCGGGGATGTCCCGCGATGGAGGGGAAAACAGTCCAGGGGGCGTCTTCACCGGTGAAGCCGGCTATGCACGTGCTGGATCCTTTGTCCACCATAAGCACAACGAAAGCATCACCCATGGTGATCTTTGGGTGGCAAGTGTGAAGCAGCAGCGGTGACTGTCCAGCTTGTGCTCACGAGAGGAACGCAGTCTCAGCTgtctcttgaggagttctttagtAATTCTGGACTTTTCCCCTTTCCATAAGAAGTTGTtacatgccccccccccatttctttgAAAGAAGATGCTGGTTTTGGTATTGAgattgcattgaacttatatagcacCTTGGGTAAAATGGACATCTTTTTAATATtgttttccaatccatgagcatggggtaCTCTTTTATTTATGAAGGTCACTTTTGATTTCTTAtcctaatgttctgtagttttcctcgtacagatcttttgtatttttggttaaggaaatccctagatatctcaatgtatgcttggctattgtgaaaggtactaCCATCTTGAAATTATTTTCTGTGATCTCATATGTTTATATAGCAATCaaattgattttgtatcctgccactctaccatgttcttttttaaaaattaatacatcTTTATATTGGGGcttataaagctcttatcacaatctgtacatacattaattgagcaaagcacccttatacattcgttgcactcctcagtctcataattcaccttccacttgggttcctggaataagcttggtttccccttttccccctccccctccctccccgctccccccttccccctggtctcttgatagtttataaataattattatatcttatcttacactgcccggcgtctcccctcacccacctccccattgcccatctcccagagaggaggttacacatagatctccaagattggttctccctttctgcacccccttccatcctggtttcGCCACTCCTACcccgggtgttgaggggttcgtctgtcctagattccctgtgtttccagattcctactgcaccgctgtacatcctctgttctaaccaggtccgcaaggtagaattggggtcatgataattgggaggggaggaagcattcaggaaccagaggaaggctttgagtttcattgttgctacacggaACCTTgagggactcatctcctccccactacccctctggaagggatgtccagctgtctacagatgggcattgggtcctcatcacgcactcaccctcattcacggtgatgtgattccccgccccccacctttgttgtttgagacctggtctcctctgcccttcacgatcacctatgttggtgtgctgcttccgtgtgggctttgttgctcctgggctagatggccgcttgtttcctttcaagcctttaagtccccagacgctatatctctcagtagccgggcaccatcagccttcttcaccacacttgcttatgcacactttcgtcttcagtgattatgtgaggaaggtgatcacacaatgattgtttttgttccttggtgtctgctacatggttcaTTCAACACCTTatattcgcttaggccatgtgcttcttctctgtggactttgttgcttctgagctagacggctgcttgtttgccttcaattctttaataccccagacgctatatctttttgatagccgggcactatcagctttcttcaccacgtttgcttacacacacgtctgtcttcagtgatcatgtcgggaaggtgggtaccatgcaatgaccgtttagcagggcgaggtgctattgtagcCAATGCATTTTTAAGagtctcgtatgcatgtgaaaaatcAGACAATGAATCAATAAGATTGATGAAGAATTTatttctttgaattatggtgttggtgaagaatattacatctatcatggaatgccagaagaatgaacaactttgccttggaagtacagtcagaatgcaccTTAAAAGCAAGCAGGATGAAACttaatctcatgtacttttgCATGTTATCAagtgagaccagtccttggaaaaggaaaaCGTGCTTGGTAAACAGAGTGTCAGTAAAAATGAGAAACACCCTCTGTGATGTAGCTTTACGTAGTGTCTGCAAAATTGCCCTCAAACAGGCATTGATTAGTAGCAGCcatgctgcccagtcctatggCTATGGGCTTCAACAAGACGAGCAGAGTGTCAGCAAGCGAAGGCATAGGCACCTTGGGAGGTGACCGGCTTCAAGCAGAGTGCCATGGAGTGGTTCAAAGTCTCCAAAGAAAAGTGGGCATTCCAGTTCATCTAGAAGAGGTAAGGGTATACATCTGATCCAAGAGGAAGTGAGAGAAGCTGAACAACATGCTGGCCTCTATGAGGAAGGCAGCTGCCAAGAAGACCTGGGTGTCACTGTACCTCCTCCCCCCAAAAGTAAAATGTTGCTAGAAACAATGGGGGCCCAATCATAGCAACGGTGCAAGTTTAAGGATTGTTCCGTTCTGTTGTAGATGGGGTCACTCTGGAAAGAACTAAATGGTACCAATAACATGGAGTATTGGTAAGTATAGTACTCTCTACAAAGTACCTGGCACACAGGTAGCTGGTGCTGTCATAACAAGCAGACAAGTGACTGTCGTGCATTTATTTCTTACTGCTCAGGAGTCTGGAAGTTTGAAATCAGGATGTTTCCTTAGGGAGAGGGCTTACCTAATTCATTTCAGCTTCTAGTAGCCAGCAATCCTAGGAGTTTATGGCCTGTAGATTTATCTGCTTCGGCCATCAGATAGCATCTGTCTTCACCCTCTAGCAGCACACATATCTCTGTGTCTATTCTTATCTTTTTATAACTGAGAAGTTATAAGGTTTTTTTGTGTGAGATGAACTGATTGATGACATTACATTGCATTATGAGAAGTGATTGCATCACATTAGATTAGATTACATCTACAGATCAGGGGAATAAGGACACAGAACACATTTTGGGGGAACACATTTAATGGTCTAATAAATGTtgactttctttttaaatctatGTCCCAGGACATCATGTCACAGGTGCTATGGCTATTTCTAACAagacagcttcagtgccatcaagtcatttctggctCATCATAATCTGTTAGGATAGAGCACCGCCCCTTTGGGTTTATGAAACTAACTTTTTATGCGAGCaaagaatctcatctttctcctgaggaaactggtggtttcaaactactgaccttgtgtttagcaggccaatgcataacctactatgccactagggttaCCAACAAAACAGTAGCATTAATCTGCAGCTTTCTCTGAATCAGGGACCATATTTCTAACTATGCTAAGGACATTCCTAGTTTATGCTTGTTGTCCCAGCATAATTATTAATAACATCTCATTCTGCACCCAGAAGTTTTCCAGTGAAAacgacaagtcaggatcagcctaTCTAGATATTCTCAGAGTCTTCCTCAGGGCATCTTTCAGTTCCTTGTTCCTCATGCTATAGATCAATGGGTTTAAAATAGGGGTGATGAAAGTGTAGACCACAGACACCATCCGGCCCATCTCCGGAGAGTAGCTGGAACGGGGGGACAAGTATATGAAGCTGGTGCAGCCATATTGCAGGATGACCACGATGATGTGAGAGGAGCAGGTGGAGAAGGCTCGGTGGCGTCCTTCTGCTGACTGGATCCGCAAAATGGCGGCCACAATGAAGACATAGGAGATGGTGATGAGTGAAAGAGGAATACTAATGGCAACGAAGCTGATGATATACATTACAGTCTCATGAACATGTGTGTCTGCACAAGCCAGGCGCATGACTGCAGGCATGTCACAGAAGAAGTGGTAGATTTCATTGTCGTTGCAGAATGGAAGATGGAAGATTAAAATGGTCAGTGGCAGGGGTAACAGGAACCCAAACACTAGtgaccctgccaccaggtccacaCACAAGGACCAGCTCATGATGAGGGTATATCTCAGAGGGTAACAGATCGCTATAAACCGGTCATAAGCCATGACTGCAAGCAGGACACAGTCTGTACCAcccaagaagatgaagaaaaacaTCTGGGTGCCACACCCAGTGATGGAAACAGAGGTTTTGCCCATCGACAGAAGGTTGGCTAAAGTCAGCGGGGCAATAGAAGTTGAGTAGAAGATTTCCAGAACTGCCAAGTTAGCCAAGAAGAAGTacatgggagtgtggagggagtggTTGACCTGGATGATGCTGGCGATGGTAGCATTTCCACAGAGGCTGGTGAGGTACATCAACAGGAAGGCCACAAAAATCACCATCTGCACCTCGGGGTGAGTTGAGAATGGGCGGAAGAAGAACTGAATCCTCAAAGTTTTATTGATTCCTTCCATGAGTAGCTCATTGGACCTGCTAATAGGAAGGAGGGTAGCTGCCTCTGGACATCTGTCCTTGAAGGTGACCCTTTCCCATGCCCTCCACGCCAATGTTAGAGCCCTTTCCCGAGACATCCACACCTAGGGGCATACTTCCATGGTAAAGGTGATTCTATAATTCCTAAATTTACCACCCTATCACCTTTCCATCCCATCCCCAAAGACCAAGAAATTCTAAGT contains the following coding sequences:
- the LOC142445625 gene encoding olfactory receptor 10V1-like — protein: MEGINKTLRIQFFFRPFSTHPEVQMVIFVAFLLMYLTSLCGNATIASIIQVNHSLHTPMYFFLANLAVLEIFYSTSIAPLTLANLLSMGKTSVSITGCGTQMFFFIFLGGTDCVLLAVMAYDRFIAICYPLRYTLIMSWSLCVDLVAGSLVFGFLLPLPLTILIFHLPFCNDNEIYHFFCDMPAVMRLACADTHVHETVMYIISFVAISIPLSLITISYVFIVAAILRIQSAEGRHRAFSTCSSHIIVVILQYGCTSFIYLSPRSSYSPEMGRMVSVVYTFITPILNPLIYSMRNKELKDALRKTLRISR